The region TCCCCTGACCCCCGATCCGGCTGCGAGGCGATGAGGATCCGTCGCCAACTCTCGGCGAGCGCCGCGGGTGATTCGGGCGGCACGACACGGTCGTCTCGATCCACGATCCACGCCGCATCGCCGACGTCGGTGACGACCGTGGGAAGCTCGCAGGCGAGTCCCTCTGCGACGCTGTTGGGAAACCCCTCACCGAATCGCGAGGAGAGCGTTCCCACATCCAGCGCGCTGTAGACCGACGCCATGTCATCCCGCGAGCCGACGAACTGCACACGATCCGCAAGCCCAAGTGCGTCGGGCGACGCCTTCAGGCGGACCACGTAGTCCGCCGGCCCATCGCCGACGATCACGAAACGCGCCTGCGGATGGGTCTCGATCAAACGACTTGCGGCTCCGAGAAACGTAAGGTGGTCTTTCATCGGGTCGAGGCGTGCGACGATGCCGACGAGCGGCGTCCCGGTATCGATGCCCCACTCGTCACGAACGCGGACGCGACCCTGGGGATCGAAGCGGTAGCGGCCGGCGTCAATCCCGTTGGGGATGCACACCAGACGATTGACGGGAAAGCCCTGCGAGGCATGAAACGTCACCCCCGACCGGGAGTTGACGATGATGCGATCCGCGGCGGACGCGAGGCGTCTCCCGAGTTGGAACGTCCACTCCTCGAAGCCACCGTAGAACCTGAAATCCATGTTGGAGGCGCGCAGCCCCTGAACGAGGCGTGTGCGTGGCACGAACGGTCGCGAGAGCGCCGCCAGAATATTGGGAGCGACCAGATACGAGAGGATCGCATCCGGCGAC is a window of Acidobacteriota bacterium DNA encoding:
- a CDS encoding glycosyltransferase — its product is MKLTLFTRSLERGGAERQLVTLAAELAARNHDVEVLTMYDGGALAEELHRLSIPCVSLGKRSRWHLLGLYAGLIKHLRQRSPDAILSYLVAPNILAALSRPFVPRTRLVQGLRASNMDFRFYGGFEEWTFQLGRRLASAADRIIVNSRSGVTFHASQGFPVNRLVCIPNGIDAGRYRFDPQGRVRVRDEWGIDTGTPLVGIVARLDPMKDHLTFLGAASRLIETHPQARFVIVGDGPADYVVRLKASPDALGLADRVQFVGSRDDMASVYSALDVGTLSSRFGEGFPNSVAEGLACELPTVVTDVGDAAWIVDRDDRVVPPESPAALAESWRRILIASQPDRGSG